A single region of the Mycobacterium lentiflavum genome encodes:
- a CDS encoding SDR family oxidoreductase: protein MTRQKILITGASSGLGAGMARAFAAKGRDLALCARRTDRLDELKAELSQQYPSVKIAVAALDVREHEQVPKVFAELSDELGGIDRIIVNAGIGSGAPLGSGKLWANKKTIETNLLAALVQIETALEMFHKSGSGHLVLISSVLGNKGVPGIKAAYCASKAGLTSLGESLRAEYVRGPIKISSIEPGYIESEMTAKSASTMLMVDNETGVRALVAAIEREPGRAVVPRWPWAPLVQLMRVLPPPLTKPFA from the coding sequence GTGACTCGCCAGAAGATCCTCATCACCGGCGCCAGTTCCGGCCTGGGCGCCGGCATGGCGCGTGCATTCGCCGCCAAAGGGCGCGACCTGGCGCTGTGTGCCCGTCGCACCGACCGGCTCGATGAGCTGAAAGCCGAGCTCTCGCAGCAGTATCCGTCGGTCAAGATCGCGGTGGCCGCGCTGGATGTCCGAGAGCATGAGCAGGTGCCGAAGGTGTTCGCCGAGCTCAGCGATGAATTGGGCGGCATCGACCGCATCATTGTCAACGCCGGAATCGGCAGCGGAGCCCCGTTGGGAAGCGGCAAGCTCTGGGCGAACAAGAAGACCATCGAGACCAACCTGCTGGCCGCGCTCGTGCAGATCGAAACGGCTCTCGAGATGTTCCACAAGAGTGGCTCGGGCCACCTGGTGCTGATCTCGTCGGTCCTCGGCAACAAGGGGGTGCCCGGCATCAAAGCCGCCTACTGCGCAAGCAAAGCCGGACTGACGTCCCTGGGTGAATCGCTGCGCGCCGAGTACGTGAGGGGTCCCATCAAAATTTCGTCGATCGAGCCCGGTTACATCGAGTCGGAGATGACCGCCAAATCTGCGAGCACAATGTTGATGGTGGACAACGAAACTGGCGTTCGGGCACTGGTCGCGGCGATCGAGCGTGAGCCCGGCCGGGCGGTGGTGCCGCGGTGGCCGTGGGCGCCACTGGTGCAGCTGATGCGGGTGCTGCCGCCGCCGCTGACCAAACCGTTCGCCTGA
- a CDS encoding zinc finger domain-containing protein, with the protein MVPGIAALGPDALDLGADDLAGVLAGNTGRIKTVITDQKVIAGIGNAYSDEILHVAKLSPFATAGKLTREQLVTLHDAMISVLTDAVNRSVGQGAAMLKGEKRSGLRVHARTGLPCPVCGDTVREVSFADKSFQYCPTCQTGGKVLADRRMSRLLK; encoded by the coding sequence CTGGTGCCGGGCATCGCCGCGCTGGGCCCGGACGCCCTGGATCTGGGCGCCGACGACCTGGCCGGGGTGCTGGCCGGCAATACCGGGCGGATCAAGACCGTCATCACCGACCAGAAGGTGATCGCCGGAATCGGCAACGCCTACAGCGACGAAATCCTGCACGTCGCCAAGTTGTCGCCGTTTGCCACGGCCGGAAAGCTGACGCGCGAACAGCTCGTCACCCTGCACGACGCGATGATCTCGGTGCTGACCGACGCGGTGAACCGCTCGGTCGGCCAAGGCGCGGCGATGCTTAAAGGGGAGAAGCGCTCCGGGTTGCGGGTGCACGCGCGCACCGGGTTGCCCTGCCCGGTGTGTGGGGACACCGTGCGGGAAGTGTCGTTCGCGGACAAGTCTTTTCAGTATTGCCCGACGTGTCAGACCGGCGGCAAGGTGTTGGCCGATCGGCGGATGTCACGGCTGCTCAAGTAG
- the pcrA gene encoding DNA helicase PcrA: MTVHATDAKLAAEIDQLLDGLNPQQRQAVVHEGSPLLIVAGAGSGKTAVLTRRVAYLIAARGVGVGQILAITFTNKAAAEMRERVVRLVGNRARAMWVSTFHSTCVRILRNQASLIKGLNSNFSIYDADDSRRLLQMIGRDMGLDIKRYSPRLLSVAISNLKNELIDPDQAVSNLTDGSDDLAHTVASVYGEYQRRLRAANALDFDDLIGETVAVLQAFPQIAQYYRRRFRHVLVDEYQDTNHAQYVLVRELVGRTDANSSDDAVPPAELCVVGDADQSIYAFRGATIRNIEEFERDYPDATTILLEQNYRSTQNILSAANSVIARNSGRREKRLWTDAGEGELIVGYVADNEHDEARFVAQEIDALAEQGEITYNDVAVFYRTNNSSRSLEEVFIRAGIPYKVVGGVRFYERKEIRDIVAYLRVLDNPGDAVSMRRILNTPRRGIGDRAEACLAVYAENTGAGFADALVAAAEGKVPMLNSRAEKAISGFVELLDELRGHLDDDLGDLVEAVLERTGYRRELESSTDPQELARLDNLNELVSVAHEFSIDAALEPEGAAALDAPADEDVPDTGVLAQFLERVSLVADTDEIPEHAAGVVTLMTLHTAKGLEFPVVFVTGWEDGMFPHMRALDDPTELSEERRLAYVGITRARQRLYLSRAIVRSSWGQPMLNPESRFLQEIPQELMVWRRTAPAPSYSAPVSGAGRFGAPRAAPTRSGASKRPLLVLAPGDRVTHDKYGLGRVEEVSGVGESAMSLIDFGSSGRVKLMHNHAPVSKL; encoded by the coding sequence ATGACTGTGCACGCAACCGATGCCAAGCTCGCCGCCGAGATAGACCAGCTGCTCGACGGACTCAATCCGCAACAACGCCAGGCCGTCGTACACGAGGGCTCGCCCCTGCTGATCGTGGCGGGCGCGGGCTCTGGGAAGACCGCGGTGCTGACGCGTCGCGTGGCCTACCTGATCGCCGCACGCGGCGTCGGGGTCGGGCAGATCCTCGCGATTACCTTCACCAACAAAGCCGCGGCTGAAATGCGGGAACGGGTGGTGCGGCTGGTCGGCAACCGCGCCCGTGCGATGTGGGTGTCCACCTTTCATTCGACGTGCGTTCGCATCCTGCGCAACCAGGCCTCCCTGATCAAGGGCCTCAATTCCAACTTCTCGATCTACGACGCCGACGACTCGCGGCGCCTGCTGCAGATGATCGGGCGCGACATGGGTTTGGACATCAAGCGGTACTCGCCGCGGCTGCTGTCCGTCGCGATCTCCAACCTGAAGAACGAACTGATCGATCCGGACCAAGCTGTGTCCAACCTCACGGACGGATCCGATGACTTGGCTCACACCGTCGCCTCGGTCTACGGCGAATACCAACGGCGACTGCGGGCGGCCAACGCGCTGGACTTCGACGACCTGATCGGCGAGACCGTCGCGGTGCTGCAGGCCTTCCCGCAGATCGCCCAGTACTACCGCCGCCGGTTCCGGCACGTCCTGGTCGACGAATACCAGGACACCAACCACGCCCAGTACGTACTGGTGCGGGAATTGGTCGGGCGCACGGACGCCAATTCGTCCGACGACGCCGTGCCGCCGGCGGAGTTATGTGTAGTCGGCGACGCGGATCAGTCGATCTACGCTTTCCGGGGCGCCACCATTCGCAATATCGAGGAGTTTGAACGCGACTACCCGGACGCCACCACCATTCTGTTGGAGCAGAATTACCGCTCGACACAGAACATTCTTTCCGCGGCCAATTCGGTGATCGCGCGCAACTCCGGGCGCCGGGAGAAGCGGCTGTGGACCGACGCCGGCGAAGGGGAGTTGATCGTCGGCTATGTCGCCGACAATGAGCACGACGAGGCCAGGTTCGTCGCTCAAGAAATTGACGCGCTCGCCGAGCAGGGTGAAATTACCTATAACGATGTAGCCGTCTTCTACCGCACCAACAATTCGTCGCGGTCGTTGGAAGAGGTGTTCATCCGCGCCGGCATCCCGTACAAGGTTGTCGGGGGAGTGCGGTTCTACGAGCGCAAGGAAATCCGCGACATCGTCGCCTACCTGCGGGTGCTGGACAACCCCGGCGATGCGGTCAGCATGCGGCGCATCCTCAACACCCCGCGCCGGGGTATCGGCGACCGCGCCGAGGCGTGTCTGGCGGTCTACGCCGAGAACACCGGCGCCGGCTTCGCCGACGCGTTGGTCGCCGCCGCCGAGGGCAAAGTTCCGATGCTCAATTCCCGTGCGGAGAAGGCGATTTCGGGGTTCGTCGAGTTGCTCGACGAGCTACGGGGTCACCTCGATGACGACCTCGGCGATCTGGTCGAGGCGGTGCTGGAACGCACCGGATACCGTCGGGAGCTGGAGTCCTCGACCGATCCGCAGGAGTTGGCCCGGCTGGACAACCTCAACGAACTCGTCAGCGTCGCGCACGAATTCAGCATCGATGCGGCCCTGGAACCAGAAGGAGCCGCCGCGCTCGACGCCCCAGCGGACGAAGACGTGCCCGACACCGGTGTGCTGGCGCAATTCCTGGAACGGGTGTCGCTCGTCGCCGATACCGACGAGATTCCCGAGCACGCGGCCGGCGTGGTGACGCTGATGACGTTGCACACCGCGAAGGGTCTGGAGTTCCCGGTGGTGTTTGTCACCGGCTGGGAGGACGGAATGTTCCCGCACATGCGGGCGCTGGACGACCCAACCGAGCTGTCCGAGGAACGGCGGCTGGCCTACGTGGGCATCACCCGCGCCCGACAACGGTTGTATCTGAGCCGGGCGATCGTCCGCTCCTCCTGGGGGCAGCCGATGCTGAACCCGGAATCGCGTTTCCTGCAAGAGATTCCGCAAGAATTGATGGTTTGGCGACGCACCGCGCCGGCCCCCTCGTATAGCGCGCCGGTGAGCGGCGCCGGACGGTTCGGTGCGCCGCGCGCGGCACCCACCCGCTCCGGGGCGAGCAAACGGCCGCTGCTGGTGCTGGCGCCCGGCGATCGCGTGACTCACGACAAGTACGGGCTGGGCCGCGTCGAGGAAGTCTCGGGCGTCGGCGAATCGGCGATGTCGCTGATCGACTTCGGCAGCTCCGGGCGGGTCAAGCTGATGCACAACCACGCTCCGGTCAGCAAGCTCTGA
- a CDS encoding oxygenase MpaB family protein, giving the protein MVQYYPELAKRVRSQRDLQPALYGNFDFDQRPDRLATEPDVDTALPAWVADRAPILADDRVVELMSTATLLGDVVADPYAALMTTHSVTHLIDMLKTACRHGLEAVPDAPPELVSFIAAMEATPQWIDFDLVREGARQERIPAALLAPFITRGAFVATFTNTYAALPMALTGALSGKRAARRVNETASFFAVTTLPGALDRYGPGFEAAAMVRLMHSMVRYNALKKSDKWDTAIYGMPVPQVDQMPAGMIGQYLLARKASQQGRTEFTAEERAVVEFARYRCFLLGLPEELLPSEPADIIHVMHARSALLRHGFDKICQELVRGTMGAYLRPDTALFDRCADAVEKSFSKFTFVRTFCGGNRDVAAAMGVSLDPTDLLRIALTAPFILGRFTAVSHASRIPVLRDITDAYVIGLLKLRLKTYGKPEFTSDATHYTPVPH; this is encoded by the coding sequence ATGGTGCAGTACTACCCCGAACTCGCGAAGAGAGTTCGCAGCCAGCGCGACTTGCAGCCCGCCCTGTACGGCAACTTCGACTTCGACCAGCGGCCGGATCGCCTGGCCACGGAGCCCGACGTCGACACCGCCCTGCCCGCGTGGGTCGCCGACCGGGCGCCCATCCTGGCGGACGACCGCGTTGTCGAGTTGATGAGCACGGCCACCCTGCTCGGCGACGTCGTCGCCGATCCTTATGCGGCGCTGATGACCACGCACAGCGTCACGCACCTGATCGACATGCTCAAGACGGCCTGCCGCCACGGGCTCGAGGCGGTACCCGACGCACCCCCCGAGCTGGTGTCGTTCATCGCCGCAATGGAGGCGACCCCGCAGTGGATCGACTTCGATCTGGTACGCGAGGGCGCTCGGCAGGAACGCATTCCGGCGGCGCTGCTGGCCCCATTCATCACCCGCGGTGCCTTCGTCGCAACCTTCACCAACACCTATGCCGCGCTGCCGATGGCCCTGACCGGAGCCCTGTCGGGCAAGCGGGCCGCCCGACGGGTCAACGAGACGGCCAGCTTCTTCGCCGTCACCACCTTGCCCGGTGCGCTGGACCGCTACGGCCCCGGATTCGAAGCCGCGGCGATGGTGCGGCTGATGCACTCGATGGTCCGCTACAACGCACTGAAGAAATCCGACAAATGGGACACAGCGATCTACGGCATGCCGGTGCCGCAGGTCGACCAGATGCCGGCCGGGATGATCGGCCAGTATCTGTTGGCGCGCAAGGCAAGTCAGCAGGGCCGCACCGAATTCACCGCCGAAGAACGTGCCGTCGTCGAATTCGCCCGGTATCGCTGCTTTCTGCTCGGCCTGCCAGAAGAACTGCTACCGTCCGAACCCGCCGACATCATCCACGTCATGCACGCGCGCTCGGCATTGTTGCGGCACGGATTCGACAAGATCTGCCAAGAGCTGGTGCGCGGCACCATGGGCGCCTATCTGCGCCCCGACACCGCGCTGTTCGACCGCTGCGCCGACGCGGTCGAAAAGAGTTTCAGCAAGTTCACTTTCGTGCGCACGTTCTGCGGCGGCAATCGCGACGTCGCCGCGGCCATGGGTGTCTCACTCGACCCGACGGATCTGCTGCGCATCGCGCTGACCGCGCCGTTCATCCTCGGACGCTTCACCGCGGTTAGCCACGCCAGTCGCATCCCGGTGCTTCGGGACATTACCGACGCCTACGTGATCGGGCTGCTCAAGCTCCGGCTAAAAACCTACGGCAAGCCCGAATTCACTAGCGATGCAACGCATTACACGCCAGTCCCGCACTGA
- a CDS encoding chorismate mutase, which yields MATRRKRTTQNNTGVAGMSVEMIDIEQLANIEELRLEIDRLDAEILAAVRRRAEVSREIGRARMASGGTRLVHSREMKVIQRYSELGPEGKDLAMLLLRLGRGRLGH from the coding sequence ATAGCGACAAGACGAAAAAGAACAACACAAAACAACACGGGGGTAGCAGGGATGAGCGTCGAGATGATCGACATTGAACAGTTGGCGAACATTGAAGAGTTGCGCCTTGAGATCGACCGGCTGGATGCCGAGATTCTTGCGGCCGTCAGACGGCGTGCCGAAGTTTCGCGGGAGATCGGCCGCGCCCGGATGGCGTCCGGGGGGACGCGTCTGGTTCACAGCCGTGAGATGAAGGTCATCCAGCGTTACAGCGAGCTCGGCCCGGAGGGCAAGGACCTGGCGATGCTGTTGCTGCGCCTGGGCCGGGGCCGGCTCGGCCACTGA
- the pgi gene encoding glucose-6-phosphate isomerase: MTSVLTIPDITATPAWDALRRHHEQIGETHLRQLFDDDPDRGRDLAVTVGDLYIDYSKHRVTRETLRLLVDLARAANLEERRDQMFSGVHINTSEDRAVLHIALRLPRDKELVVDGQNVVEDVHSVLDAMGDFTDRLRSGEWTGATGERIRTVVNIGIGGSDLGPVMVYQALRHYVDAGISARFVSNVDPADLVAKLADLDPATTLFIVASKTFSTLETLTNATAARRWLTDALGDAAVSKHFVAVSTNKRLVDEFGINTDNMFGFWDWVGGRYSVDSAIGLSVMAAIGREAFADFLSGFHIVDEHFRTAPLESNAPALLGLIGLWYSNFFDAQSRAVLPYSNDLARFAAYLQQLTMESNGKSVRADGTPVTTDTGEIYWGEPGTNGQHAFYQLLHQGTRLIPADFLGFSQPTDDLPTIEGTGSMHDLLMSNFFAQTQVLAFGKTAQEIAAEGTPAEVVPHKVMPGNRPSTSILAERLTPSVVGQLIALYEHQVFTEGVVWGIDSFDQWGVELGKTQAKALLPVLTSDTSPAPQSDSSTDALVRRYRTERGRVS; encoded by the coding sequence ATGACCTCCGTGCTCACCATCCCCGACATCACCGCCACTCCGGCGTGGGACGCCCTGCGTAGGCATCACGAGCAAATCGGCGAAACCCACCTGCGCCAACTGTTCGACGACGATCCCGATCGCGGTCGCGATCTGGCGGTGACGGTCGGCGACCTCTACATCGACTACAGCAAGCACCGCGTCACCCGCGAGACGCTGCGACTGCTGGTCGACCTGGCGCGGGCGGCAAATCTCGAAGAGCGCCGGGATCAAATGTTCTCCGGCGTGCACATCAACACCTCGGAGGATCGCGCGGTTCTGCACATCGCGCTGCGGTTGCCGCGGGATAAGGAGCTGGTTGTCGACGGCCAAAATGTCGTCGAGGACGTCCACAGCGTGCTGGATGCGATGGGCGATTTCACCGATCGTTTGCGCAGCGGCGAATGGACCGGCGCCACCGGCGAGCGAATTCGCACCGTCGTCAACATCGGCATCGGCGGTTCGGATCTGGGTCCGGTGATGGTATATCAGGCATTGCGCCATTACGTGGACGCCGGAATTTCGGCACGTTTTGTCTCCAACGTCGACCCTGCGGACCTGGTCGCAAAGCTCGCCGATTTAGACCCCGCGACAACGCTTTTCATCGTCGCGTCCAAAACATTCTCGACGCTGGAAACGCTCACCAACGCGACGGCCGCGCGCCGCTGGCTGACCGACGCGCTCGGCGACGCCGCGGTCTCAAAGCATTTCGTGGCGGTCTCGACGAACAAGCGCCTGGTGGACGAGTTCGGTATCAACACCGACAACATGTTCGGCTTCTGGGACTGGGTCGGCGGTCGCTACTCGGTCGATTCGGCGATCGGATTGTCGGTGATGGCTGCGATCGGCCGGGAGGCCTTCGCGGACTTCCTGTCTGGATTCCACATCGTCGACGAGCACTTCCGAACCGCGCCACTGGAGTCCAATGCGCCTGCCTTGCTGGGCCTGATCGGGCTGTGGTATTCGAACTTCTTCGACGCCCAATCGCGCGCCGTACTGCCGTACTCCAACGACTTGGCACGCTTCGCCGCCTATCTGCAACAGCTGACCATGGAATCCAACGGCAAGTCGGTGCGTGCGGATGGCACGCCGGTCACCACCGATACCGGTGAAATCTATTGGGGCGAACCGGGAACCAACGGTCAGCACGCGTTCTATCAATTGCTGCACCAAGGCACCCGGTTGATACCGGCCGACTTCCTCGGCTTCAGCCAGCCCACCGACGACCTGCCCACCATCGAGGGCACCGGCAGCATGCACGACCTGTTGATGAGCAACTTCTTCGCGCAGACCCAGGTGCTGGCGTTCGGCAAGACCGCGCAGGAGATCGCCGCCGAGGGCACCCCCGCCGAGGTGGTGCCGCATAAGGTCATGCCCGGCAACCGGCCGTCGACTTCGATTCTGGCCGAACGGCTTACGCCGTCGGTGGTGGGGCAGCTGATCGCACTGTACGAGCATCAGGTGTTCACCGAGGGCGTGGTGTGGGGCATCGATTCGTTCGATCAGTGGGGTGTCGAGCTGGGCAAGACGCAGGCCAAGGCGCTGCTTCCGGTGCTCACCAGCGACACCTCCCCGGCGCCACAGTCGGACAGCTCGACCGACGCCCTGGTCCGGCGTTACCGGACCGAACGCGGACGAGTCAGCTAG
- a CDS encoding TetR/AcrR family transcriptional regulator: MSAEERREQILDVAHAIVDAEGFHAATPQRIAAHAGINRSLIYQKFGDLAGLFVELIDREAARAGAQFAEAISGLEGVAEDQSLVLAFDGVLAAVDAHPATWRLFMFPPQGAPPELYARLAQSEAVVLQFFVRELLRINPHVHDPEYTARILHASGRELLRLHLSDPQTATVERLRTFVRRLGSDVMSPTA; this comes from the coding sequence ATGAGCGCCGAGGAGCGCCGCGAGCAGATCCTCGACGTCGCGCACGCGATAGTCGACGCCGAAGGCTTCCACGCGGCGACGCCGCAACGCATCGCCGCGCATGCCGGTATCAACCGTTCGTTGATCTATCAGAAGTTCGGCGACCTGGCCGGGCTGTTCGTCGAGCTGATCGACCGCGAGGCGGCGCGGGCCGGCGCGCAGTTCGCCGAGGCGATCTCCGGATTGGAAGGGGTCGCCGAAGACCAGTCGTTGGTGCTAGCGTTCGACGGGGTGCTGGCCGCCGTCGACGCCCACCCGGCGACGTGGCGGCTGTTCATGTTCCCGCCGCAGGGGGCGCCGCCCGAGTTGTACGCCCGGCTGGCCCAGTCCGAAGCCGTCGTGCTGCAGTTCTTCGTCCGCGAACTGCTGCGCATCAACCCGCACGTGCACGATCCCGAATACACCGCCCGGATCCTGCACGCCTCCGGTCGAGAACTGCTACGGCTCCACCTGTCTGACCCGCAGACCGCGACCGTGGAACGCCTTCGGACCTTTGTGCGGCGACTCGGGTCCGACGTGATGAGCCCGACTGCCTGA